A part of Amycolatopsis camponoti genomic DNA contains:
- a CDS encoding sensor histidine kinase: protein MSPVAALEPAAELSATAEPRGTTAADRRPRLATYLSAAIIIVVITGFAVIGVVSPLTASVDALHAGYAVVAAAALLAIQLLWFSRPSARLDSTTSRVLLVVMVVLAYVPLLTFGLLWATMLVYVGSAALLVLPPRYGWAAVAAVVLSTVGIYQVFGVVPTTTVYNSFGTLFYILVFYLLSRLARMVHELHDARTELAQRAVAEQRLAFARDLHDLLGLSLSAIALKGELVSRLMRKSADRAKAELGEITATAQRTLSDVRAVSHGYRELSLEKESRTAESLLSASEIAVRIHLDQGDLPVQVRTLLAKVLREGVTNVLRYSDVEHCEIDVRHQDGKVTLEIVNDGVAADDPALGPGSTLTVLPDEVAALGGTATARTGADGRFRLRVELPILGGAGGPAEQDTGERSESASKQIRTLLPVIMVLMGIGATAHLLQLTSRPWEIALVVGSIVALLALQFSYFNRPSTQLRSAQSYGMLLVQACLIYLPLLPLGPHWVSVPGLLIGSALLVLPPVAGWVFFAVNIAAYAEIQRISGANITSTIFYTAATVMTSLAVFGLLWLVRLVTELASTRRRLAEMALAEERLRFARDLHDLLGMSLSAIALKSELTARVLPLDRDRAAEELTEVLGLTRQALSDVRSVASGYRELSLDSESRTAKSVLAAADVRVRMEMLGDELPTPVRTVLAVVLREGVTNVLRHSKVESCEIAMRRTEGGISLDIVNDGVERNGHRPASTGQPDEEPAPVVPAPRDTSPGSGIGNLSHRVADLGGELTAGVEPDGRFRLRAVVPA from the coding sequence ATGTCGCCGGTCGCCGCGCTCGAACCGGCAGCGGAGCTGTCCGCCACCGCCGAGCCGCGCGGCACCACCGCGGCGGACCGGCGCCCGCGGCTGGCCACGTACCTGTCCGCGGCCATCATCATCGTCGTCATCACCGGGTTCGCCGTGATCGGCGTCGTCAGCCCGCTGACAGCGTCGGTCGACGCCCTGCACGCCGGGTACGCCGTCGTGGCCGCCGCCGCGCTGCTGGCGATCCAGCTGCTGTGGTTCAGCCGCCCGTCGGCCCGGCTCGACTCCACGACCAGCCGGGTGCTGCTCGTGGTCATGGTCGTGCTCGCCTACGTGCCGCTGCTGACCTTCGGCCTGCTGTGGGCCACCATGCTCGTCTACGTCGGCAGCGCGGCGCTCCTGGTCCTGCCCCCGCGCTACGGCTGGGCGGCGGTGGCCGCGGTCGTGCTCAGCACCGTGGGGATCTACCAGGTGTTCGGCGTCGTGCCGACGACGACCGTCTACAACTCGTTCGGCACGCTCTTCTACATCCTGGTCTTCTACCTGCTGTCCCGGCTCGCGCGGATGGTCCACGAGCTCCACGACGCGCGCACCGAGCTGGCCCAGCGCGCGGTCGCCGAGCAGCGGCTGGCCTTCGCCCGCGACCTGCACGACCTGCTCGGGCTGAGCCTGTCCGCGATCGCGCTCAAGGGCGAGCTCGTGTCCCGCCTGATGCGCAAGTCCGCCGACCGCGCCAAGGCCGAGCTCGGCGAGATCACCGCCACCGCCCAGCGCACCCTGTCCGACGTCCGCGCGGTTTCCCACGGCTACCGCGAACTCTCGCTGGAAAAGGAGTCCCGGACGGCCGAATCGTTGCTGTCGGCGTCCGAAATCGCCGTCCGGATCCACCTCGACCAGGGCGACCTGCCGGTCCAGGTCCGCACGCTGCTGGCCAAGGTGCTGCGCGAAGGTGTCACGAACGTCCTGCGCTACAGCGACGTCGAACACTGCGAGATCGACGTCCGGCACCAGGACGGCAAGGTCACCCTCGAGATCGTCAACGACGGCGTGGCCGCGGACGACCCGGCGCTCGGCCCCGGCAGCACGCTGACGGTCCTGCCCGACGAGGTCGCCGCGCTCGGCGGCACGGCGACCGCGAGGACCGGCGCGGACGGCCGCTTCCGGCTGCGCGTCGAGCTCCCGATCCTGGGCGGGGCGGGCGGCCCCGCCGAGCAGGACACCGGGGAGCGGTCGGAGAGCGCGTCGAAGCAGATCCGCACCCTGCTGCCGGTGATCATGGTGCTGATGGGCATCGGCGCGACGGCGCACCTGCTCCAGCTGACCTCGCGGCCGTGGGAGATCGCGCTGGTCGTCGGCTCGATCGTGGCGTTGCTGGCCCTGCAGTTCTCGTACTTCAACCGGCCCTCGACCCAGCTGCGGTCCGCGCAGAGCTACGGGATGCTCCTGGTCCAGGCCTGCCTGATCTACCTCCCGCTGCTGCCGCTCGGCCCCCACTGGGTCAGCGTGCCCGGGCTGCTGATCGGCAGCGCGCTGCTGGTGCTGCCGCCGGTCGCGGGCTGGGTGTTCTTCGCCGTCAACATCGCCGCCTACGCGGAGATCCAGCGGATCTCGGGCGCGAACATCACGTCCACGATCTTCTACACCGCCGCGACGGTGATGACGAGCCTGGCCGTGTTCGGGCTCCTGTGGCTGGTCCGGCTGGTCACCGAGCTCGCCAGCACCCGGCGGCGGCTGGCCGAGATGGCCCTGGCCGAGGAGCGGCTGCGGTTCGCCCGCGACCTGCACGACCTGCTCGGCATGAGCCTGTCCGCGATCGCGCTGAAGAGCGAGCTGACGGCGCGGGTGCTGCCGCTGGATCGCGACCGCGCCGCCGAGGAGCTGACCGAGGTCCTCGGCCTGACCCGGCAGGCCCTGTCCGACGTCCGGTCGGTGGCGAGCGGCTACCGCGAGCTGTCCCTCGACAGCGAGTCGCGCACCGCGAAGTCGGTGCTGGCGGCCGCCGACGTCCGGGTGCGCATGGAGATGCTCGGCGACGAGCTGCCCACGCCGGTCCGCACGGTGCTGGCCGTGGTGCTGCGCGAAGGCGTGACGAACGTGCTGCGGCACAGCAAGGTGGAGAGCTGCGAGATCGCGATGCGCCGCACCGAGGGCGGGATCAGCCTCGACATCGTGAACGACGGCGTCGAGCGCAACGGCCACCGGCCGGCGTCCACCGGGCAGCCGGACGAGGAGCCGGCACCGGTCGTGCCCGCGCCCCGCGACACCTCGCCCGGCAGCGGGATCGGCAACCTGTCGCACCGGGTCGCCGATCTCGGCGGCGAGCTGACGGCGGGTGTGGAGCCGGACGGCCGGTTCCGGCTGCGGGCGGTCGTCCCCGCCTGA
- a CDS encoding DUF899 family protein translates to MTKLTVPELERPRAVAAATYLFEGPQGPISLADLFDGRPRLAVHHTMPDHSGPFDVAPAADIAAALHDPGLRLVLVSRAPYAKLEQYLRHFGRDLPTYSATGAFTTDFPASRRVSEAAGGVFWDDDEAGLSFFGQERGSVLHTGSVAVSRLDFLGLLGVPDRLRPATGRR, encoded by the coding sequence ATGACGAAGCTGACCGTGCCGGAGCTGGAGCGGCCCCGGGCCGTCGCCGCGGCGACGTACCTGTTCGAGGGCCCGCAGGGGCCGATTTCGCTGGCCGACCTCTTCGACGGCCGCCCGCGCCTCGCCGTGCACCACACGATGCCCGACCACAGCGGACCCTTCGACGTCGCGCCGGCGGCCGACATCGCCGCCGCGCTGCACGACCCGGGCCTGCGGCTGGTGCTGGTCTCCCGCGCGCCCTACGCCAAGCTCGAGCAGTACCTCCGGCACTTCGGGCGCGACCTGCCCACGTACTCGGCGACCGGCGCCTTCACCACCGATTTCCCGGCGTCCCGGCGCGTTTCCGAGGCGGCGGGCGGCGTGTTCTGGGACGACGACGAAGCCGGGCTCAGCTTCTTCGGGCAGGAGCGCGGTTCGGTGCTGCACACCGGGTCGGTCGCCGTGTCCCGCCTGGACTTCCTGGGCCTGCTCGGGGTTCCGGACCGCCTCCGGCCCGCCACCGGCCGCCGCTGA
- a CDS encoding L-threonylcarbamoyladenylate synthase: MARYFDLHPENPQRRSLGQIVEILRGDGLIAYPTDSCFALGCRPGNRDGLDRIRTIRKLDHRHHFTLVCQDFAQLGQFVHVDNAVFRAIKASTPGSYTFILPATKEVPRRLMHEKKKTVGVRIPDHRVTQALLAELGEPLLSSTLLLPGEGEPMTQGWEIKEELDHQLDAVLDSGDCGVEPTTVVDFSSGEPEILRVGAGDPTPFE, encoded by the coding sequence ATGGCACGCTATTTCGACCTGCACCCGGAGAATCCGCAGCGCCGGTCGCTGGGCCAGATCGTCGAGATCCTCCGCGGCGACGGGTTGATCGCCTACCCGACCGACTCGTGCTTCGCGCTCGGGTGCCGGCCGGGCAACCGCGACGGGCTCGACCGGATCCGCACCATCCGCAAGCTCGACCACCGGCACCACTTCACGCTCGTGTGCCAGGACTTCGCCCAGCTGGGTCAGTTCGTCCACGTCGACAACGCGGTGTTCCGCGCGATCAAGGCGTCGACCCCGGGCAGCTACACGTTCATCCTGCCCGCCACCAAGGAGGTGCCGCGGCGGCTGATGCACGAAAAGAAGAAGACGGTCGGCGTGCGCATCCCCGACCACCGCGTCACCCAGGCGCTGCTCGCCGAGCTCGGCGAACCGCTGCTGTCCAGCACGCTGCTGCTGCCCGGCGAGGGCGAGCCGATGACGCAGGGCTGGGAGATCAAGGAAGAGCTGGACCACCAGCTCGACGCGGTGCTGGACTCCGGTGACTGCGGCGTCGAGCCGACGACCGTCGTCGACTTCTCTTCCGGGGAGCCGGAGATCCTGCGCGTGGGTGCCGGAGATCCCACCCCGTTCGAGTGA
- a CDS encoding maleylpyruvate isomerase family mycothiol-dependent enzyme, with the protein MADVFTDLQTETEALAELAERHGYGPGPDLTGYFARLTSTARLVRLSAENPGAFGVTPQISYASLDEAIVTWLIEQRKANALLASAPAKPELPWSDGPLRPSVLAAAALTELFARGQDIADALGVRPRRDDEIGHVAYYGVRTRDRAYRRHQRTPPGPFRFELLAPSGARWDFGPEEATDRVAGSAEDFCLLVTGRRNAEDLALTFSGEHTAEWLELLEN; encoded by the coding sequence ATGGCCGACGTGTTCACGGACCTGCAGACCGAAACCGAGGCGCTGGCCGAGCTGGCCGAACGCCACGGGTACGGCCCCGGCCCCGACCTCACCGGGTACTTCGCCCGGCTGACGTCGACCGCGCGGCTGGTCCGGCTCAGCGCCGAGAACCCGGGCGCCTTCGGCGTCACCCCGCAGATCTCCTACGCGTCGCTCGACGAGGCGATCGTGACGTGGCTGATCGAGCAGCGCAAGGCGAACGCCCTGCTCGCGTCGGCCCCCGCGAAGCCGGAGCTGCCGTGGAGCGACGGCCCGCTGCGCCCGTCGGTGCTCGCCGCGGCCGCGCTGACCGAGCTGTTCGCCCGCGGCCAGGACATCGCCGACGCGCTCGGCGTCCGCCCGCGCCGCGACGACGAGATCGGCCACGTCGCCTACTACGGCGTGCGGACCCGGGACCGCGCCTACCGCCGCCACCAGCGGACGCCGCCCGGGCCGTTCCGGTTCGAGCTGCTCGCGCCGTCGGGGGCGCGGTGGGACTTCGGGCCCGAGGAGGCGACCGACCGCGTCGCCGGGTCCGCCGAGGACTTCTGCCTCCTGGTGACCGGCCGCCGCAACGCCGAGGACCTCGCCCTGACGTTCAGCGGCGAGCACACCGCCGAATGGCTGGAGCTGCTGGAGAACTGA
- a CDS encoding YciI family protein yields MKYLLAMYLNPDVMANLSQQDMDAIMSGHQDFIRTIRESGEMIGTQALAPVADSTVVRVRGGLPAVTDGPFLETKEFLAGYYLVECASKERAVELAAMIPDAAFDGMGVEVREIVFFADAETEIPGS; encoded by the coding sequence GTGAAGTACCTGCTGGCGATGTACCTCAACCCCGACGTGATGGCGAACCTGTCCCAGCAGGACATGGACGCCATCATGAGCGGGCACCAGGACTTCATCCGCACGATCCGGGAGTCCGGCGAGATGATCGGCACGCAGGCGCTCGCGCCGGTCGCCGACAGCACCGTGGTGCGGGTGCGCGGGGGCCTGCCGGCCGTCACGGACGGCCCGTTCCTGGAGACGAAGGAGTTCCTGGCCGGGTACTACCTCGTCGAGTGCGCGAGCAAGGAGCGCGCCGTCGAGCTCGCGGCGATGATCCCGGACGCCGCGTTCGACGGCATGGGCGTCGAGGTGCGCGAGATCGTCTTCTTCGCCGACGCCGAAACCGAAATCCCCGGTTCGTGA